In Halobaculum rubrum, the following are encoded in one genomic region:
- a CDS encoding bifunctional metallophosphatase/5'-nucleotidase, translating into MPRFVHYSDIENVYDDPERAGRLAGLITELDGPDAAVVGSGDDTSPGVAATVSKGRQAIDFFRAVDTDVETFGNHDFDFGTDAAREIVADSPQTWVSANVRDEAGEPFGAAEGVVPWTIKRVDGARVGFLGVTDPNTDSLNPAAADMTFTDPYEAAREAVAAMDAEVEAEGEDGNESEGDGVDYVVAVSHLGGGDDELARIDGIDLILGGHVHSERAEEVDGVLCTRPGVNGETVLEVTLDDDGASVTRHSPEGAPVDEHLADALRQRIAAAGLDEPVGTVDEPIVRSDETVHGGECRLGNLVADAYRWAAAADVGLQNAGGLRLGHDLAGEVTLADFLSVLPFEEPIVVVELSGTELRAALSEMSAAVVDFGEDGWWHGHLSGARVVWDDDREELIDARVDGEPIDPDRRYRVATPEYLLHSDHEFPTIEQRHRAGEHGIQHEVLAEYVREHGIDPEIEGRIERVSGDAADAEAPSDAADAADTAASGASTDSPSDSSDPGDASASGRVDDE; encoded by the coding sequence ATGCCCCGGTTCGTCCACTACTCCGACATCGAGAACGTCTACGACGACCCCGAGCGCGCGGGGCGCCTCGCCGGCCTGATCACGGAACTCGACGGCCCGGACGCCGCGGTCGTCGGATCCGGCGACGACACCTCCCCGGGCGTCGCCGCGACGGTCTCGAAGGGGCGACAGGCGATCGACTTCTTCCGCGCCGTCGACACCGACGTGGAGACGTTCGGCAACCACGACTTCGACTTCGGGACCGACGCCGCACGCGAGATCGTCGCCGACTCCCCGCAGACGTGGGTATCCGCCAACGTCCGCGACGAGGCCGGCGAACCGTTCGGCGCGGCCGAGGGCGTTGTCCCGTGGACGATCAAACGCGTCGACGGCGCGCGCGTCGGCTTCCTCGGCGTCACCGACCCGAACACGGACTCGCTGAATCCGGCCGCGGCGGACATGACGTTCACCGACCCGTACGAGGCCGCCCGCGAGGCGGTCGCAGCGATGGACGCTGAAGTCGAAGCCGAGGGCGAGGATGGGAACGAGAGTGAGGGCGATGGCGTCGACTACGTCGTCGCGGTGTCGCACCTCGGCGGCGGCGACGATGAACTCGCGCGAATCGACGGGATCGACCTGATCCTCGGCGGACACGTCCACAGCGAGCGCGCCGAGGAGGTCGACGGCGTGTTGTGCACCCGCCCGGGCGTCAACGGCGAGACGGTACTGGAGGTGACGCTCGACGACGACGGAGCGAGTGTGACCCGCCACAGCCCCGAGGGCGCACCCGTCGACGAGCACCTCGCGGACGCGCTACGCCAGCGCATCGCCGCCGCGGGCCTCGACGAACCGGTCGGTACCGTCGACGAACCGATCGTCCGCAGCGACGAGACGGTCCACGGCGGCGAGTGCCGCCTCGGCAACCTCGTCGCCGACGCCTACCGGTGGGCCGCCGCCGCCGATGTCGGGCTCCAGAACGCCGGCGGGCTCCGGCTAGGTCACGATCTGGCCGGCGAGGTGACCCTCGCGGACTTCCTGTCGGTGCTCCCGTTCGAGGAGCCGATCGTCGTCGTCGAGCTCAGCGGGACGGAGCTACGCGCGGCGCTCTCGGAGATGTCGGCGGCGGTCGTCGACTTCGGCGAGGACGGCTGGTGGCACGGGCACCTCAGCGGCGCGCGGGTCGTCTGGGACGACGACCGCGAGGAGCTGATCGACGCGCGCGTCGACGGCGAACCGATCGACCCCGACCGGCGATACCGCGTCGCGACGCCGGAGTACCTCCTGCACTCGGACCACGAGTTCCCGACTATCGAGCAGCGCCACCGCGCCGGCGAGCACGGGATCCAACACGAGGTGCTGGCCGAGTACGTCCGCGAACACGGGATCGACCCCGAGATCGAGGGACGGATCGAACGCGTGTCGGGCGACGCCGCGGACGCCGAAGCTCCCTCCGACGCCGCAGACGCCGCGGACACGGCAGCCAGCGGCGCGTCGACCGACTCCCCGAGCGATTCGAGCGATCCGGGCGACGCGTCAGCGTCCGGCCGAGTCGACGACGAGTAA
- a CDS encoding tetrahydrofolate dehydrogenase/cyclohydrolase catalytic domain-containing protein, producing the protein MTDIDGNAVAAEIRAGVADCVETLQAEGVDPALATVLMSDDPASETYVSMKQNDCEEVGMRGIHVDVDDDAPAEELYDTVEELNADDEVHGILVQMPVVDQVDTRRVLRSVDPAKDVDGFHPENVGRLVAGNPRFKPCTPHGIQRLLASADVDPEGKEAVVVGRSDIVGKPMANLLFGRGEGGNATTTVCHSRTEDLASHTRRADIVVAAAGIPEFITADMVSEGATVIDVGINRVERDGESTLVGDVAYDEVREKASAITPVPGGVGPMTRAMLLYNTVTAASEQHGVEIELP; encoded by the coding sequence ATGACCGACATCGACGGGAACGCCGTCGCCGCCGAGATCCGAGCCGGCGTCGCCGACTGCGTGGAGACGCTGCAAGCGGAGGGCGTCGACCCCGCGCTCGCGACCGTGCTGATGAGCGACGACCCCGCCAGCGAGACGTACGTCTCGATGAAGCAGAACGACTGCGAGGAGGTGGGGATGCGCGGGATCCACGTCGACGTTGACGACGACGCGCCCGCCGAGGAGCTGTACGACACCGTCGAGGAGCTGAACGCCGACGACGAGGTCCACGGCATCCTCGTCCAGATGCCCGTCGTCGATCAGGTCGACACCCGACGCGTCCTGCGCTCGGTCGACCCCGCGAAGGACGTGGACGGCTTCCACCCGGAGAACGTGGGTCGCCTCGTCGCCGGCAACCCGCGGTTCAAGCCCTGTACGCCCCACGGCATCCAGCGACTGCTCGCGTCGGCGGACGTTGACCCCGAAGGGAAGGAGGCGGTCGTGGTCGGGCGCTCGGACATCGTCGGCAAGCCGATGGCGAACCTCCTCTTCGGCCGCGGCGAGGGCGGCAACGCCACGACCACGGTGTGTCACTCGCGAACCGAGGACCTCGCCAGCCACACCCGCCGGGCGGACATCGTCGTCGCCGCCGCCGGCATCCCGGAGTTCATCACCGCAGACATGGTGAGCGAGGGCGCGACCGTCATCGACGTGGGGATCAACCGCGTCGAGCGCGACGGCGAGTCGACGCTCGTCGGCGACGTGGCCTACGACGAGGTGCGCGAAAAGGCGAGCGCGATCACACCCGTCCCCGGTGGTGTCGGCCCGATGACGCGCGCAATGCTGCTGTACAACACGGTGACGGCCGCGAGCGAGCAGCACGGCGTCGAGATCGAGCTTCCCTGA
- the glyA gene encoding serine hydroxymethyltransferase translates to MEYPEVRETDPAVADALEGEVRRQQDTLAMIASENHVSEAVLEAQGSALTNKYAEGYPGKRYYAGCEFADDVEELAIERATELWGAEHVNVQPHSGTQANMAVYLATLDPGDKILSLELEHGGHLSHGHPANFTGQLFEVEQYGVDTETGYIDYEALEAQAEEFDPDIVVSGYSAYPREVEWERIQAVADDVDAYHLADIAHITGLVAAGVHDSPVGVADFVTGSTHKTIRAGRGGIVMCDEEHADDVDAAVFPGGQGGPLMHNIAGKAVGFGEALEPEFDEYAQQVVDNAEALADSFADNGLEIVSGGTDTHLVLVDLRESHPDTSGGDAEEALADAGIVLNANTVPGETRSPFDPSGIRAGTPALTTRGFDEADCREVGDLIHRVVDNVEDESVIAEVRERVDELTDAYPLYE, encoded by the coding sequence ATGGAGTATCCCGAGGTACGCGAGACCGATCCGGCCGTCGCCGACGCCCTCGAGGGCGAGGTCCGCCGACAGCAGGACACGCTGGCGATGATCGCCTCCGAGAACCACGTCTCCGAGGCCGTCCTGGAGGCGCAGGGGAGCGCCCTCACGAACAAGTACGCGGAGGGCTACCCCGGCAAGCGCTACTACGCCGGCTGCGAGTTCGCCGACGACGTCGAGGAGCTCGCCATCGAGCGCGCCACGGAGCTGTGGGGCGCCGAACACGTCAACGTCCAACCCCACTCGGGCACGCAGGCCAACATGGCCGTCTACCTCGCGACGCTGGACCCGGGCGACAAGATCCTCTCGCTCGAACTCGAACACGGGGGCCACCTCAGCCACGGCCACCCGGCGAACTTCACCGGCCAGCTGTTCGAGGTGGAACAGTACGGCGTCGACACCGAGACGGGCTACATCGACTACGAGGCGCTGGAAGCGCAGGCCGAGGAGTTCGACCCGGACATCGTCGTCTCGGGCTACTCGGCGTACCCGCGGGAGGTCGAGTGGGAGCGGATCCAGGCGGTCGCGGACGACGTCGACGCCTACCACCTCGCGGACATCGCGCACATCACCGGGCTCGTCGCCGCGGGCGTCCACGACTCGCCCGTCGGCGTCGCCGACTTCGTCACCGGCTCCACCCACAAGACGATCCGCGCGGGCCGCGGCGGCATCGTCATGTGCGACGAGGAGCACGCGGACGACGTCGACGCGGCGGTGTTCCCCGGCGGGCAGGGCGGTCCCCTGATGCACAACATCGCGGGTAAGGCCGTCGGCTTCGGCGAGGCGCTGGAGCCCGAGTTCGACGAGTACGCACAGCAGGTCGTCGACAACGCCGAGGCGCTGGCCGACTCGTTCGCCGACAACGGTCTCGAGATCGTCTCCGGCGGCACGGACACCCACCTCGTGCTCGTCGATCTCCGCGAGTCCCACCCCGACACCTCCGGCGGCGACGCCGAGGAAGCGCTCGCCGACGCCGGCATCGTCCTCAACGCGAACACCGTCCCCGGCGAGACGCGCTCGCCGTTCGACCCCTCCGGCATCCGCGCCGGGACGCCCGCGCTCACCACCCGCGGCTTCGACGAGGCCGACTGCCGCGAGGTCGGCGACCTCATCCACCGCGTCGTCGACAACGTCGAGGACGAGTCGGTCATCGCCGAGGTCCGCGAGCGCGTCGACGAACTGACCGACGCGTACCCGCTGTACGAGTAA
- a CDS encoding universal stress protein: MTLVVVPVRYPLSKHSKATLAEAIRIAEERDAELTILHVDLYQDGQEVTRTQLKRAVEGEFSRLPNVRYVVRRGFLVEETILDEIAAEKADVVVIGAKQASRWRRTIRKLFSDPDIESFLKGKLDATVITVRANGESTEFASANGGRDDS; this comes from the coding sequence ATGACGTTGGTCGTCGTGCCGGTTCGGTACCCGCTCTCGAAACACTCCAAGGCGACGCTCGCGGAGGCGATCCGGATCGCCGAGGAGCGTGACGCCGAGTTGACGATCCTCCACGTCGACCTGTACCAGGACGGTCAGGAGGTGACCCGGACACAGCTCAAGCGCGCGGTCGAAGGCGAGTTCAGCCGACTGCCCAACGTTCGGTACGTCGTCCGTCGGGGGTTCCTCGTCGAGGAGACGATCCTCGACGAGATCGCGGCCGAGAAGGCCGACGTGGTCGTCATCGGCGCCAAGCAGGCGAGTCGCTGGCGGCGGACCATCCGGAAGCTGTTCTCCGATCCCGACATCGAGTCGTTCCTGAAGGGGAAACTCGACGCGACGGTGATCACTGTCCGCGCGAACGGGGAGTCGACGGAGTTCGCGTCCGCAAACGGCGGACGCGACGACTCGTGA
- a CDS encoding alpha/beta hydrolase produces MDRDADLDPEARELLETMDDADVPDLHDLSPLEAREFFSDWRGEPTDVPELATVADRTVPGYGEGPEVPIRVYTPECEGPFPVLVYFHGGGWVIGSLDTVDGICRVLADEADCVVVSVDYRLAPEHQFPAGLEDAIAATEWVADDPESVDGDDRLAVGGDSAGGNFAAAVALYARETGGPAIDHQTLLYPVVDPAGDWPSYEENGEGYYLERADIDYFRRHYWRSDLELANPYACPLAACSHAELPSATVVTCGFDPLRDEGVAYAETLADAGVPVDHLHYPSLIHGVAGMLGDLGVSAAREVLADTAAALREGFAESDG; encoded by the coding sequence ATGGACAGAGACGCGGACCTCGACCCCGAGGCGAGGGAGCTGTTGGAGACGATGGACGACGCAGACGTCCCGGATCTGCACGACCTCTCCCCGCTGGAGGCCCGGGAGTTCTTCTCCGACTGGCGCGGCGAGCCGACGGACGTCCCGGAACTGGCGACGGTCGCGGACCGCACAGTCCCCGGGTACGGCGAGGGACCGGAGGTCCCGATCAGGGTGTACACGCCCGAGTGCGAGGGGCCGTTCCCGGTGCTCGTCTACTTCCACGGCGGCGGCTGGGTGATCGGCTCGCTCGACACGGTCGACGGGATCTGCCGGGTGCTCGCCGACGAGGCGGACTGCGTCGTCGTCTCGGTCGACTACCGGCTCGCTCCGGAGCACCAGTTCCCCGCGGGGTTGGAGGACGCGATCGCGGCGACCGAGTGGGTCGCGGACGACCCCGAGTCGGTTGACGGGGACGATCGACTCGCCGTCGGCGGCGACAGCGCGGGCGGCAACTTCGCCGCGGCGGTCGCCCTGTACGCCCGCGAGACGGGCGGCCCGGCCATCGACCACCAGACGCTCCTCTATCCGGTCGTGGACCCGGCCGGCGACTGGCCGTCCTACGAGGAGAACGGCGAGGGCTACTACCTCGAACGGGCGGACATCGACTACTTCCGGCGGCACTACTGGCGGAGCGACCTCGAACTCGCGAACCCGTACGCGTGTCCGTTGGCGGCGTGCAGCCACGCCGAGCTCCCGTCGGCGACGGTCGTCACCTGTGGGTTCGACCCGCTGCGCGACGAGGGGGTCGCCTACGCCGAGACGCTCGCGGACGCCGGCGTCCCAGTCGACCACCTCCACTACCCGTCGCTGATCCACGGCGTCGCCGGGATGCTCGGCGATCTCGGGGTGAGCGCGGCTCGCGAGGTACTGGCTGACACGGCCGCGGCGCTTCGGGAGGGGTTCGCGGAGAGCGACGGGTGA
- a CDS encoding YcaO-like family protein: MDIAIVGPDPAVEPVRGAFADIEANVMEVDAGLLDGFDFAVVVGTTGDDAFRTATRLVDEWVAVEIGGIGGRALEGLDAAVTVFSADTGCYDCLRDRVRANVPTTDATPQGTRSAVRFAGALAGRRAIQHLSGGDVAGTVTEVDGTERRFLPSPGCDCGAAPTGFELRAPDEPVDLDDAVDRMDRAVDDRLGIVTEVGERESVPAPYYIARTTDTAAFADTRCAEFAAGVAADWDAAYGKAIGEALERYCAGTYRASSFRSAPTAAVVDAVPVDRFVRPADAETPESDDHIPWVPGIDLSTRESASLPAEFVVFPPPEERFAPAITTGLGLGNSTAEAVLSGLYETVERDASMLSWYSTFEPMSLAVDDQGFETLRKRARAEDLSVTTLLLTQDVDVPVVGVAVHRDPETGEWPRFAMGSAADLDASAAARGALAEALQNWMELRAMGPEQASREEGAIGSYADFPERVREFVSPDVTLPAADVTDGEAANLDGVAEVEAVVDRLDDADLDAYAARLTTRDVAAIGFEGVRVLVPEAQPLFTGDPFFGARLETVSASMGFEPEPEKAYHPFP; this comes from the coding sequence ATGGACATCGCCATCGTCGGCCCCGACCCCGCCGTCGAGCCGGTTCGGGGTGCCTTCGCCGACATCGAGGCGAACGTGATGGAGGTCGACGCCGGCCTCCTGGACGGGTTCGACTTCGCGGTCGTCGTCGGCACCACCGGCGACGACGCGTTCCGCACCGCGACCCGGCTCGTCGACGAGTGGGTCGCCGTCGAGATCGGCGGCATCGGCGGCCGCGCGCTCGAGGGACTCGACGCCGCGGTGACCGTCTTCTCGGCGGACACCGGCTGTTACGACTGCTTGCGCGACCGCGTTCGCGCGAACGTCCCGACGACGGACGCGACGCCGCAGGGAACTCGCAGCGCCGTCCGCTTTGCAGGGGCGCTCGCGGGGCGACGCGCCATTCAGCACCTCTCCGGGGGCGACGTGGCCGGCACCGTCACCGAGGTCGACGGGACCGAGCGGCGCTTCCTCCCCTCGCCGGGGTGCGACTGCGGCGCCGCCCCGACGGGGTTCGAGCTTCGCGCCCCAGACGAGCCGGTCGATCTCGACGACGCCGTCGACCGGATGGACCGCGCGGTCGACGATCGGCTCGGCATCGTCACCGAGGTCGGGGAGCGCGAGTCGGTGCCGGCGCCGTACTACATCGCGCGGACGACCGACACCGCCGCGTTCGCGGACACGCGCTGTGCGGAGTTCGCTGCCGGCGTCGCCGCCGACTGGGACGCCGCCTACGGGAAGGCGATCGGCGAGGCGCTCGAACGCTACTGCGCGGGCACCTACCGCGCGTCGTCGTTTCGGTCGGCGCCGACCGCCGCCGTCGTCGACGCAGTCCCGGTCGACCGGTTCGTCCGCCCCGCCGACGCGGAGACGCCCGAGTCGGACGACCACATCCCGTGGGTCCCCGGGATCGATCTGTCGACCCGGGAGTCGGCGTCGCTGCCGGCGGAGTTCGTCGTGTTTCCGCCGCCCGAGGAACGGTTCGCGCCGGCGATCACGACGGGGCTCGGGCTAGGGAACTCGACGGCGGAGGCGGTGCTGTCGGGGCTGTACGAGACCGTCGAGCGCGACGCGTCGATGCTGTCGTGGTACTCGACGTTCGAGCCGATGAGTCTCGCTGTCGACGACCAGGGGTTCGAGACGCTGCGCAAGCGAGCGCGCGCCGAGGACCTCTCCGTGACCACGCTGCTGCTCACACAGGACGTGGACGTGCCCGTCGTCGGCGTGGCGGTCCACCGCGACCCCGAGACCGGCGAGTGGCCGCGGTTCGCGATGGGCTCGGCGGCGGACCTCGACGCTTCGGCCGCCGCTCGGGGAGCGCTCGCTGAGGCGCTGCAAAACTGGATGGAACTGCGCGCGATGGGGCCCGAGCAGGCGAGCCGCGAGGAGGGCGCCATCGGCTCGTACGCCGACTTCCCCGAACGCGTCCGGGAGTTCGTCTCGCCCGACGTGACGCTCCCCGCAGCCGACGTAACCGACGGGGAGGCGGCGAACCTGGACGGCGTCGCCGAGGTCGAGGCGGTCGTCGACCGCCTCGACGACGCCGACCTCGATGCCTACGCCGCGCGCCTCACCACGCGCGACGTGGCCGCGATCGGCTTCGAGGGCGTGCGCGTGCTCGTGCCCGAGGCGCAGCCGCTGTTCACCGGCGACCCGTTTTTCGGCGCCCGACTGGAGACTGTCTCGGCGTCGATGGGGTTCGAGCCGGAGCCGGAGAAGGCGTACCACCCGTTCCCGTGA
- the tbsP gene encoding transcriptional regulator TbsP, which produces MATNVFEQSVDDVLRTLFDRSADELVIVDPNAALIESLVDAGSDYGDDLPTLNVLADDRMLKDVMDDFLVAGDAADLVDAESMTLRELAGDADNTLVGGEDELYAVVSAGEYVAALAADDESFASDVYETYRDQWADATTFTLRTPALSRVRETLDEDIGESVRADFDAVLESLETARGDDEGLDEVTISLLVAAKNDVLLYDISKWGEDVGIASKATFSRTKTRLEDRGLIDTEKVPIDVGRPRLRLKFGDDRLRDASSDELASVAQRMLN; this is translated from the coding sequence ATGGCCACGAACGTATTCGAACAGTCGGTGGACGATGTCCTCCGGACGCTCTTCGATCGATCGGCGGACGAGCTGGTGATCGTCGACCCGAACGCGGCGCTGATCGAGTCGCTCGTCGACGCGGGATCGGACTACGGCGACGACCTTCCGACGCTGAACGTGCTCGCGGACGACCGCATGCTCAAGGACGTGATGGACGACTTCCTCGTCGCCGGCGACGCCGCCGACCTGGTCGACGCCGAGTCGATGACGCTGCGCGAGCTCGCCGGCGATGCGGACAACACGCTCGTCGGCGGCGAGGACGAGCTGTACGCCGTCGTCTCGGCGGGCGAATACGTCGCCGCGCTCGCGGCCGACGACGAGTCGTTCGCCAGCGACGTCTACGAGACGTACCGCGACCAGTGGGCGGACGCGACGACGTTCACCCTCCGCACACCGGCGCTCTCGCGCGTCCGGGAGACACTGGACGAGGACATCGGCGAATCGGTCCGCGCGGACTTCGACGCGGTGCTCGAGTCCCTCGAGACCGCCCGTGGCGACGACGAGGGGCTCGACGAGGTGACCATCTCGCTGCTGGTCGCCGCGAAAAACGACGTGCTGCTGTACGACATCAGCAAGTGGGGCGAGGACGTCGGTATCGCCTCGAAGGCGACGTTCTCGCGCACCAAGACCCGCCTCGAGGACCGCGGGCTCATCGACACCGAAAAGGTGCCCATCGACGTGGGTCGGCCCCGCCTGCGGCTGAAGTTCGGCGACGACCGACTGCGCGACGCGTCGAGCGACGAGCTGGCGAGCGTCGCCCAGCGGATGTTGAACTGA